In the Salmo trutta chromosome 13, fSalTru1.1, whole genome shotgun sequence genome, CTGAGTTTTCATAACTTtgagggagaaaagagggagatgCCCCTTACCATATTAGCAAAGTCCAACCACCGACTTAATTTTAATGACTAATCTAGCATGTTAAGGCACAGAGTGTGTTGATAAGTGAACAATAACGATCCATATAGCCTCGATACAGACAGACATCACTGCCCTGTCGTTTTACAGAGCCAGTATGACACAGCCCTCTCTGAGCTGATTGGTCTGGAGAATGAGATCAGCCTGGCGGTGGGGAAGCTGTCTCAGTGGGCTGCCCCTCGCCATGTGGAGAAGAACATCATGACCTTAACAGACCAGGTGTACATCCTGCCTGAACCCCTGGGAGTGGTGCTCATCATCGGGGCATGGAACTACCCCTGGGCCCTCACTCTGCAGCCCCTGATCGGGGCCATTGCAGCTGGTATATACCCCAGGCCCTAGTTGAATTAAATTCCTTCAAATGTTCCCACTACAAGCGGAGCAGAGGGtttactacaaagcaggatcaatgagttagccaccTAACGTTGATAAACAACCAGTAATAACCACTTATTTGCTGGCTCATTAATGAAGTTAAACTTAGAGatgtttttggttgttgagtcaaCTAGACCATGTCCAATTCAAGCTTATCTTTAAAAATACAAGGTTATATACCAATATTTAGTCAAGTtacctggctaactcattgatcctgtaATGGATGCATATTTTGTTTTCTAACTTTCTCTCAGCAACCCTCTCACACGCTGTTCATGCTTCCTCTACAGGGAATGCAGCAGTGGTGAAACCCTCTGAGTTGAGTGAGCACTCAGCCAGTCTCCTCAAAGCACTGCTCCCTCAATATCTGGACAAGGTCTTACATTTTGCTAACCTTGTATCAGTAATAACAAAAATTCTAAATTTGTGGTTTTGGGGTAAACTATCACTTTAATGTTGGGTTATTTTCCCTGTCAGGAGTTATATCCTGTGGTGACAGGTGGAGTTCCAGAGACCCAGGAGTTGCTGAGGCAGCGATTCGACCACATCTTCTACACTGGGAACAGCACAGTGGGGAAAGTGGTGATGGAGGCCGCGGCCAAACACCTGACCCCTGTCACCCTGGAGCTAGGGGGCAAGAGCCCCTGTTACATTGACAAGGACTGTGACCTCATCGTGGCCTGCCGGTAACAGCTATTTGCTAGTTCGCACCGTTGCTCAGCAACCCATTTTATCCATAGTCACATGGCTCATATAGACATGTCTTGCTAcgtcatttgtttgtttttatagcCGAATCACATGGGGAAAGTTTTTCAACGTTGGGCAGACGTGCATCGCCCCTGACTACATCCTGTGTGAGCCCAGCATTCAGAACAAATTGGTGGAGGGCATCCGGAATACACTACAGGTCTGTTCCAGATCTGTCTTCACCCAGCAGAGTAGTCTTTTACCATGGACAATATATCAGGGTTCTATATCTGTCTATTACACTGTGTGTATGGTTTTAGACAGCATCTAATCCTCGTTTTAGACAGCATCTAATCCTCGTTTTAGACAGCATCTAATCCTCGTTTTAGACAGCATCTAATCCTCGTTTTAGACAGCATCTAATCCTTGTTTTAGACAGCATTTAATCCTTGTCTTTTGACAATTCCAGGAGTTCTACGGCCCGGACCCCAAATCTTCCCCAGACTACGGTCGCATCATCAACCTGCGCCACTTTAGTCGAGTGATGGGTCTGCTGGAGGGGTGCAGTGTGGCACTAGGGGGAGAGAGCGACCCATCACAGTGTTATATTGGTAGGGAGAATCCTTATGGGGGAGATGGTTGGCTGGACTCATGCCAAGCTTCTTTATTTATGCAATGGGTAAACAAATCCATATTGAATCAATTCTGGGATGAACTTTTGTCAGTGCTGTGATGTGCCGATGTAACTGACTGTACCGTCCCTGTGACCTTCCTGTGTGTCTGTCAATAACCTTTCCCCCATctgctcctccagctcccacagtgGTAACGGACGTGTCTCCTCACACCAGACTTATGCAGGAGGAGATCTTCGGACCTCTGTTGCCGATAGTGACTGTTGGTGATGTGGGTGATGCAATTCGCTTCATCAATGGGAAAGAGAAGCCCTTAGCGCTGTATGTTTTTTCCTCTGACAAGAAGGTAAGCTACTACCGTTGAAACAATAGGACTCCATATTAGGAGAGTGTGGAGGATCACACAGACTATATTATTCTTGTTTCTATTTTTGCCAATGAGGTGATAAAGCGAATGATTGCTGAGACCAGCAGCGGCGGGGTGGTAGTCAATGATGTCATAATGCACTACGTGCTCAACTCCCTTCCTTTTGGCGGCGTAGGTAAGACCGATAACCAACTCAAGTATTTTAATAGTTTTGGCCAGCACATTGGTGAATTTTCCTAGTCTAATATCCTATCTTATAATGACCTCACTTGCTGCTCTCTGAACTCTGACCCCCTACAGGTCAAAGTGGAATGGGCAGGTACCACGGGAAACACACCTTCGACCAGCTCAGCCACCACCGTGCGTGCCTGATCAAGTCCTTGGGCATGGAATGCATTAACATGGCCAGGTACCCACCCCAGGACCGCTCACGGGCACGCAGGGCCAGACAAGCCATGAGGAGCTCCCTGTGTGACCAATCCAAATCCACCTTCGTGTGGGCAGTCTTGGCCACCATCTTAGCCTGTTGTCTCCTTGTCGCCCTGATTGTAATTCTAGTCATGGGTGCCAGGTAGTCCCAGTTCTCACTACTTCAGCTTATCAACTGTAAATGGGTTTTTTGCATCAAATGCACTTCTTGAAGTTGCTATATTGTaatgtatcatcatcatcaatgtATTATGTCGATAATTCTGTAATCTTACTATGAGAGGGTGTACTATCTATAGATCAACCATGATCATCTATTGTATGACCTGATGTTTCCTTTTCTGAGGTTAAAAAATTAACAAAACAAACCCCTCAGGAGCCAGAGATGAAAAACAAATCTTTACTTTCCATTACTTCATCAGCACGGATTTACAAAAATATGTTCAAGTATATGCACATGCCATGGATACACACAATATTTGAAATTTGTTttgaaaagaaacaaaaaacCTTTTCAGTAACGTTATTGCTTTGTACCTTTTGTAGCTAATGATAACATAAAGAACTTCATCAATACTAGTCTATTGACATGGCTTTGATTTGTTCAGATGAAGTCCTAGGAAATGTAACATCCAAATGTTCCTAGTAACTTCATAACCTAGTAAACTAACCATCCATCATTTTGCTGTCTGGCCCTAGCGCATTGACACATTTATTCATTCAAAGAGCAAAAAGGCTTCCAGATGAGCAGCCGTGTAGGACAGCCTTTAGGCCAAAAGGCTGTTCATTtccagtgtctggtctggaggAGGAATGAGTTTCTAGATAGAATACCTGAGGGTTAGGGCTCTGACCTTGTCAGGCACTGCAGCCCAGGGAGCTTCCAGCGGTTTCCATTGTGTATGCGCAGGTCCAGCCACTCTTGCTGTGCCACGGCCAGGTAGGACTCCTGCGGGGTGGAGGCCAGCAGATCAGGGCTCATAGAGCCCTCTGCCTGGGCCAGGGCCTGTTGACACGCAGACTGGAGGTCCATGCTTTCAAAGTTATTCAGACTGCTAGACGATTGGTCCACCATATTGGCACTACTTGGACCTGACAGGTAGGAATCACATGATTGTCAACAGGAGAAACAGGCCAAATACAATGCTGTAAAGTGTTGTGGTACATCTGACTTGCCTGTGTGGCTTACTTTTATAATTCCACTATGGTGGGATTCAACTAAACATCATGTTATCAATGATGAAGGCACCCCCCCTGGTGGACACTTACAGCAGCGTCTGAAGGGCTCCCAGCCCCGCGAAGGCATGTAGGGCTTGGCCATGGGCTGCTGCAGCAGGCACACGATGGCATTGTCCACCTGGTGGAAGACCCGGAGGGAGAGCAGCCTCTGGTGGATCTCCTCTGACAGGCTGTATTCCTCCGAGCGTATCAGGTTCCGGATCAGGTCAAAGTCTTGCTTCAGCTGTAGAGCCCCCTGgatactgcagagagagagagagagagagagagagagagagagagagaggaacagaacagttgGTGAGTGGGTGTGTCTATCACTCCCCTTACTAGTGCCATGTTAGGAGAACAGTAATGATAATCAGTATAATCACAGAAATAGAATCACTAGTATGGGCTTCCCAAGTCAGAGATTCTATGCCCATTCTAgtaattgtatttctatggtatTCAGCACGGTTGTATTTGCTAATCTAAAATCAGAGAATACTGTACACATACCTGAACTTGATCTTCTGCTTGAGGATGTGCTCCATCCAGGCCTCCATGAAGGCCGTCATGGCCTCTGTCAGGGCGGGGATCCGAGCCTCCTCAGGCAGGGGCTGCACCCCCTCCAGTACCTGTCCTATTACACTCTGAGCTGCAGTAGCAGCGTAATCACTAGGGCTGCTGGGGAACTCTGCAGATACAATAAGATGAAGAGAAAAAAAGCATCAATTACATTGGTACCATACACAAAGTACAACAGGAAAAAAACTGTACTGTAAAGGCCATGTACTGTAAATAAAATACTATTCAAACTATATTGTCCTTGTGAGAATATGTCACCCTATACATACCATCATTGTCCATAACGTTAAGTTACTGGAAGAATAATTGTCCTTTTTGGCTGCAGGGTGGAGGCACGTTTCTAATCAAGATATGAGTTCACTAGTTGGTCCTTTGTCACGTTAGCATGGCTAGCGCAGAGGCAGAGTATGGGCCTACAATGGCTAGTTTGTCGTATGTTGCCTGTCCTCCTGTGGATGTCGGTGCGCGACGATGTATTCTTTGGCCCTGATTGGGTCTAAGAATGTCTTCTGCTCACCGGAGGAATAGTGATCTTCAGTACAGCTGGGTAAAGAATGCCGAACTTGGTGCACAGACAGCAGTGTAGGAGCCCCCTCACCTCGTTGAAGGCTGACCTCTTCTTCATGACTGCCGCCGTGTAGTCCTGGTAAATGTGAATAATCTGGCCGTCGTAGGTGATGGGAGCCACtcggaagacatcctccttctGAAGGTAGTGGAATTTAACTACGCTGGGTCTGGGCAGCTCCCCATTCTTCAGTGCAGACTCTAGGCTTCTGTGCGCACGGTCAAGAGTGGGGCGTAATCAAGGTCGGGAATTTCCTATTGCAATTTAGCTAGGCCGCAATCCGCCTACGGTCTCAAGTTCCTCTCTCACGCCAAAAATGCGACCGTTCCCCAGGCGCTGTCTATTCTCGAGGTCTTCGACCTTGGAAGTTAGTTTGGCGACATCTGATGAAAGCCGGGTGACTTGCTCTTCCAGTGTCACCACTTTGTCGGAGTAAGTATTTGCACTGCCTTCCAAGCTATTCAGACGAGTGTCACGTTTCGCCAAGTCGTCTTTAACGGAGTCGATCTTTGTGTTGACCTCGGTGGCGAGAATGGCTATTTGTGCGGATAGGTCAGTGGATAGTGACTCCACCTTAGCCAGCACAGTCTGTTCAACTTAATGATCGCCGCCATTACCTTGGCTAGGTCTGGGTCCCCCTCCATCCCTAGAGTCAGTGTCCGGTGTGCCCGAGGCTTTAGTAGAGGCCTGCTCTTTTGTGACTCGTGGCCGTGGTTGTTTCGACATTTCACAATGAAAAGGCCAAAACTTTCAGAAAAAATTGCCAAATTAGTAAATTGGGTTTGATTCCAAATTAAATGTTACAAAATTAACATGGTAGGGGAGATGTTGGTGAAGTATTAATAGTAAATTGTTAGCCCTGGACAGGAGCACCGAGAAAATGCACCTT is a window encoding:
- the LOC115205494 gene encoding aldehyde dehydrogenase, dimeric NADP-preferring-like isoform X2, which produces MEKQTVDFARDAFLTGRSQPLKFRVQQLKSLQRLITERQGEIAIALKQDLNRSQYDTALSELIGLENEISLAVGKLSQWAAPRHVEKNIMTLTDQVYILPEPLGVVLIIGAWNYPWALTLQPLIGAIAAGNAAVVKPSELSEHSASLLKALLPQYLDKELYPVVTGGVPETQELLRQRFDHIFYTGNSTVGKVVMEAAAKHLTPVTLELGGKSPCYIDKDCDLIVACRRITWGKFFNVGQTCIAPDYILCEPSIQNKLVEGIRNTLQEFYGPDPKSSPDYGRIINLRHFSRVMGLLEGCSVALGGESDPSQCYIAPTVVTDVSPHTRLMQEEIFGPLLPIVTVGDVGDAIRFINGKEKPLALYVFSSDKKVIKRMIAETSSGGVVVNDVIMHYVLNSLPFGGVGQSGMGRYHGKHTFDQLSHHRACLIKSLGMECINMARYPPQDRSRARRARQAMRSSLCDQSKSTFVWAVLATILACCLLVALIVILVMGAR
- the LOC115205494 gene encoding aldehyde dehydrogenase, dimeric NADP-preferring-like isoform X1, producing MNQNEMYCQQICNGMSWTSRRLLKAASPGNLLFQCHHFVGIDVHMEKQTVDFARDAFLTGRSQPLKFRVQQLKSLQRLITERQGEIAIALKQDLNRSQYDTALSELIGLENEISLAVGKLSQWAAPRHVEKNIMTLTDQVYILPEPLGVVLIIGAWNYPWALTLQPLIGAIAAGNAAVVKPSELSEHSASLLKALLPQYLDKELYPVVTGGVPETQELLRQRFDHIFYTGNSTVGKVVMEAAAKHLTPVTLELGGKSPCYIDKDCDLIVACRRITWGKFFNVGQTCIAPDYILCEPSIQNKLVEGIRNTLQEFYGPDPKSSPDYGRIINLRHFSRVMGLLEGCSVALGGESDPSQCYIAPTVVTDVSPHTRLMQEEIFGPLLPIVTVGDVGDAIRFINGKEKPLALYVFSSDKKVIKRMIAETSSGGVVVNDVIMHYVLNSLPFGGVGQSGMGRYHGKHTFDQLSHHRACLIKSLGMECINMARYPPQDRSRARRARQAMRSSLCDQSKSTFVWAVLATILACCLLVALIVILVMGAR
- the LOC115205494 gene encoding fatty aldehyde dehydrogenase-like isoform X3, with protein sequence MTLTDQVYILPEPLGVVLIIGAWNYPWALTLQPLIGAIAAGNAAVVKPSELSEHSASLLKALLPQYLDKELYPVVTGGVPETQELLRQRFDHIFYTGNSTVGKVVMEAAAKHLTPVTLELGGKSPCYIDKDCDLIVACRRITWGKFFNVGQTCIAPDYILCEPSIQNKLVEGIRNTLQEFYGPDPKSSPDYGRIINLRHFSRVMGLLEGCSVALGGESDPSQCYIAPTVVTDVSPHTRLMQEEIFGPLLPIVTVGDVGDAIRFINGKEKPLALYVFSSDKKVIKRMIAETSSGGVVVNDVIMHYVLNSLPFGGVGQSGMGRYHGKHTFDQLSHHRACLIKSLGMECINMARYPPQDRSRARRARQAMRSSLCDQSKSTFVWAVLATILACCLLVALIVILVMGAR
- the LOC115205500 gene encoding coiled-coil domain-containing protein 142-like, producing MDNDEFPSSPSDYAATAAQSVIGQVLEGVQPLPEEARIPALTEAMTAFMEAWMEHILKQKIKFSIQGALQLKQDFDLIRNLIRSEEYSLSEEIHQRLLSLRVFHQVDNAIVCLLQQPMAKPYMPSRGWEPFRRCCPSSANMVDQSSSSLNNFESMDLQSACQQALAQAEGSMSPDLLASTPQESYLAVAQQEWLDLRIHNGNRWKLPGLQCLTRSEP